Genomic segment of Nitrospinota bacterium:
AACCCCGCCGCTTCTTTTGAAAGCGGGAAATCATACAGGTCTATCGCGGCGGACGTGCCGGACGCTTCCATCACCCTGTAAAGGTCGAGCGCCACACCGTCGGATATGTCTATCATCGCCGTGGCCAATCCATGTTTGGCGATCAGCCGACCCCACTCCACCCTCGGGGTGGGATTTAAGTGCCGCGCCACAAGTTTTCGCTGGGCCGGTGAAAGGCGTTTCCCGCCGCCTAACAAAAAATCCAGCCCCAGAGCCGAGTCGCCGGGGGTTCCGGTGACATAGACCACGTCACCCGGGCGCGCCCCGTCCCTTTTCACCATGCGCCGCCGCTCTATTTCGCCGATGGCGGTGACAGTGAATGAGAGGTCGTTATTTGCGGATGAAACGTTCCCGCCGACAAGCTGGCATTTGAAGGGTGATATCGCCGATTTGAAGCCGCGTAAAAACCGGGTCATCCATTTTGCGTCTGTGCCTGGGGTGATGTTCGCCGACAACAACAGGTATTTGGGGACGCCCCCCATGGAGGCTATGTCCGAAAGGTTCACGGAGGCGGTCTTCGCCCCGATA
This window contains:
- the thiL gene encoding thiamine-phosphate kinase, encoding MKILGELALVRLIERMFNTAGGANLGIGDDCAAIAPSKGTLTLVTTDSLVDGVHFNKKLAPAELIGAKTASVNLSDIASMGGVPKYLLLSANITPGTDAKWMTRFLRGFKSAISPFKCQLVGGNVSSANNDLSFTVTAIGEIERRRMVKRDGARPGDVVYVTGTPGDSALGLDFLLGGGKRLSPAQRKLVARHLNPTPRVEWGRLIAKHGLATAMIDISDGVALDLYRVMEASGTSAAIDLYDFPLSKEAAGLVKAGGAEAWRRVLTGGEDYELMFTVAPGKTSALERLVNAGKIIAAPIGVVTEGKPDVKVVGTEGRIMKMGRMGWTHG